One Aliiroseovarius sediminilitoris DNA window includes the following coding sequences:
- a CDS encoding alpha-ketoglutarate-dependent dioxygenase AlkB family protein, translating into MIAHDIPPMDLAGARLFKGMLDRPTQEALVSALRDVVSVAPFFHPETRWGKQMSVRMTSAGRLGWVSDRRGYRYEPRHPTGAPWPEIPDLALEVWRAVSGADRLPDCCLVNYYGDGARMGLHQDRDEGDFSFPVVSISLGDDALFRIGGIKRQGSTQSAWLGSGDVLVLDGPSRLAYHGIDRLRFGSSDLLRDRGRINLTLRVVEIAPTASDEV; encoded by the coding sequence ATGATTGCGCACGACATTCCCCCGATGGATCTGGCAGGGGCGAGGCTTTTCAAGGGGATGCTGGATCGCCCAACACAGGAAGCGCTTGTTTCTGCACTGCGCGATGTGGTGTCTGTTGCACCTTTTTTCCACCCCGAAACGCGGTGGGGCAAGCAGATGTCTGTGCGGATGACATCGGCGGGACGTCTGGGCTGGGTGTCGGACCGGCGGGGTTATCGTTATGAGCCGCGCCACCCGACAGGTGCGCCTTGGCCCGAAATCCCCGACCTTGCGCTTGAGGTCTGGCGTGCTGTGTCAGGCGCGGATCGGCTGCCCGACTGTTGTTTGGTCAACTATTACGGCGATGGTGCGCGGATGGGGCTGCATCAGGACCGGGACGAAGGTGATTTCTCGTTTCCGGTCGTGTCGATCAGCCTTGGCGATGATGCGCTGTTTCGGATTGGCGGGATCAAGCGGCAGGGATCGACGCAGTCCGCTTGGCTTGGCTCCGGTGACGTTCTGGTGCTGGACGGTCCTTCGCGGCTGGCCTATCACGGGATTGATCGTTTGCGCTTTGGGTCTTCCGACCTTCTGCGTGACCGTGGGCGGATCAACCTGACGCTTCGTGTGGTCGAGATCGCACCAACCGCATCTGATGAGGTTTAA
- the cysQ gene encoding 3'(2'),5'-bisphosphate nucleotidase CysQ: MDFDRLESVMRKLALAAGDVIMEIYNSDDFDVRSKSDDSPVTAADEAADAVISAGLRDAFPDVLLVTEEQADSHGQQADAFLIVDPLDGTKEFIHRRGDFTVNIAYVEDGTPVRGVVYAPAKGRMFFTRADGSSVEEQGPFDRGAVGPLSPISVTSPDNAALMVVASKSHRDQATDDYIGKYAVKDMRSAGSSLKFCLVATGEADIYPRVGRTMEWDTAAGHAVLKGAGGDVVRFDDHAPLTYGKPDYANPFFIAYAPGVDLKKA; encoded by the coding sequence TTGGATTTTGACCGTTTGGAAAGCGTTATGCGCAAACTGGCGCTTGCGGCTGGTGATGTGATAATGGAGATCTACAATTCGGATGATTTTGATGTCCGGTCGAAGTCTGATGACAGCCCGGTGACGGCTGCCGACGAAGCGGCTGACGCCGTGATCTCGGCGGGTTTGCGAGACGCCTTTCCAGACGTGTTGTTGGTGACGGAAGAGCAAGCCGATAGCCACGGGCAGCAGGCCGACGCGTTTTTGATCGTTGATCCTTTGGACGGCACCAAGGAATTCATTCACCGGCGCGGGGATTTCACCGTCAACATCGCCTATGTGGAGGACGGCACACCCGTTCGCGGTGTCGTCTATGCCCCCGCAAAAGGTCGAATGTTCTTCACCCGCGCCGATGGCAGCAGTGTCGAGGAACAAGGCCCTTTCGATAGGGGCGCGGTTGGGCCCCTGTCCCCGATTTCTGTCACGTCGCCGGATAATGCGGCGCTGATGGTCGTGGCCTCAAAGTCGCACCGTGATCAGGCCACGGATGATTACATCGGAAAATATGCCGTCAAGGACATGCGGTCGGCGGGCAGTTCGCTGAAATTCTGTCTGGTGGCAACGGGCGAAGCGGACATCTATCCCCGTGTCGGCCGCACGATGGAATGGGACACCGCCGCAGGACATGCGGTGCTGAAAGGCGCGGGTGGAGATGTGGTGCGCTTTGACGACCATGCGCCGCTGACCTATGGCAAGCCGGATTATGCCAACCCGTTTTTCATTGCCTACGCCCCAGGGGTCGACCTGAAGAAAGCCTGA
- a CDS encoding ABC transporter permease: MFEVKVNRTRLEAAASMVSVIYHATVYDLRKSHPNAIVGLLINILQSLLMVAIFFVMISVFGLRTSAIRGDFLLYIMSGIFIFMTNIKTMKSVATAAGATSTMMLHGPMNTLVSITAAALGALYLQTLSIVVVLTIYSLAFKPVEIYDPGGAFMMLLLGWFNGVSVGIVFMALKPWFPRFTQVATTLYMRVNMFASGKMFVANTLPFFMLALFSWNPLFHIIDQARGYAFINYVPHYTSWQYALIVSIVLAFLGLLGDSYGRRYVSASWEARR, encoded by the coding sequence ATGTTTGAAGTGAAAGTGAACAGAACCCGGTTGGAGGCTGCGGCCTCAATGGTGTCGGTGATCTATCACGCGACGGTCTATGACCTTCGAAAGTCACACCCAAATGCGATAGTCGGCCTGCTGATCAATATCCTTCAATCGCTTCTGATGGTCGCGATTTTCTTCGTGATGATAAGCGTGTTCGGCCTGAGGACAAGCGCCATTCGCGGGGATTTCCTGCTCTACATCATGTCGGGCATTTTCATCTTCATGACGAACATCAAAACCATGAAATCGGTGGCAACTGCGGCAGGCGCGACATCAACCATGATGCTGCATGGACCGATGAACACGCTCGTATCCATCACCGCAGCCGCCCTGGGGGCACTTTACCTGCAGACCCTGTCCATCGTCGTGGTGCTTACGATTTACAGCCTGGCGTTCAAGCCGGTTGAAATATACGATCCGGGCGGGGCATTCATGATGCTGTTGCTCGGCTGGTTCAACGGCGTTTCAGTCGGCATCGTTTTCATGGCCCTGAAACCATGGTTCCCGCGATTCACGCAGGTCGCCACAACGCTTTACATGCGGGTGAACATGTTTGCATCAGGCAAGATGTTTGTCGCGAACACTTTGCCGTTTTTCATGCTGGCCCTGTTTTCGTGGAACCCGCTGTTTCATATTATTGATCAGGCACGCGGCTATGCCTTCATCAATTATGTTCCGCATTACACAAGCTGGCAGTATGCACTGATCGTGTCGATCGTGTTGGCCTTTCTTGGCCTGCTGGGCGACAGCTACGGCCGCAGGTATGTGTCGGCCAGTTGGGAAGCCCGGCGTTAA